One region of Labrus bergylta chromosome 23, fLabBer1.1, whole genome shotgun sequence genomic DNA includes:
- the rhno1 gene encoding RAD9, HUS1, RAD1-interacting nuclear orphan protein 1, translating to MPRKASKTEKPPLLFLERSLCGARLQNVPEVRAALNPREFFTETATHDTSAALSSWVSPQFDSALAALPPVRRGRRKCQAASILDSSTQLSKKNSVCKFPALAFQTRTRDQSRRTKGTLSKKATECAAVPDVGNQPRGSSPVKKTVSSRQCLETPKRQSTTIRRRNVERASDAAGSSNTCLDRPEIPSVQPTEGYTVPAVGASILALNEFSTTEVSSISLPSNVDTPKVIQEGISCSSTSLHVLLPQPCTPPCSQPPDTLVGDTPERDYGVKVTWRRRRGLMLLLKERGHLSESDVLIHR from the exons atgCCCCGCAAAGCTTCAAAGACAGAGAAGCCTCCACTGCTGTTCCTGGAGAGGTCTCTGTGTGGAGCCAGGCTGCAAAATGTGCCTGAAGTTCGAGCAGCACTCAATCCAAGAGAGTTCTTCACAGAGACAGCAACACATGATACCTCAGCAGCTCTCAGTTCTTGG GTAAGCCCACAATTTGACAGCGCACTTGCTGCTCTGCCTCCGGTGAGACGTGGGAGAAGAAAATGTCAAGCTGCAAGCATCCTCGACAGCTCTACGCAACTTTCTAAGAAAAACAGTGTGTGCAAATTTCCCGCGCTTGCATTTCAGACAAGGACAAGAGACCAGTCTCGTCGAACGAAAGGTACACTCTCAAAGAAAGCTACGGAGTGTGCTGCGGTGCCGGATGTGGGAAATCAACCACGGGGATCAAGCCCAGTCAAAAAGACAGTTTCAAGTAGGCAGTGCTTAGAAACACCAAAGAGACAGTCGACCACgatcagaagaagaaatgtggAGAGAGCTTCTGATGCTGCTGGGTCCTCAAACACATGTTTGGATAGGCCTGAAATTCCATCTGTTCAACCGACAGAGGGATACACAGTTCCAGCAGTTGGTGCTTCAATACTTGCTTTAAATGAGTTCAGCACTACTGAGGTCAGCAGCATTAGTCTGCCGTCCAATGTGGACACTCCAAAAGTAATACAAGAAGGGATCAGTTGTTCCTCCACATCTTTACACGTGCTACTGCCTCAGCCATGTACTCCACCATGTAGTCAGCCACCTGACACTTTGGTGGGCGATACACCAGAGAGGGATTATGGGGTGAAGGTGacatggaggagaaggaggggccTGATGTTGCTGTTAAAAGAGAGAGGTCATCTGTCTGAGTCGGATGTGTTGATTCACCGCTGA
- the foxm1 gene encoding forkhead box protein M1, whose amino-acid sequence MTMRRSPRRPLILRRRKLPFQQNDPPAVEQQSRPAAAAEPPKQDASRPFPAGIRIMDHPTQSDTQVVVIPKTADLQSVIGALTAKGKECGAQGRNKFILLSENGSRDDESLCQPSDASTGSVGEPVKEEDTDNSPDVKPLTAIKLLNKDLESGPLDNSLTNIQWLGKMSTAALEPCPAKQMANKENQSSQAQNPQMDAEPAQQPMSERPPYSYMAMIQFAINSRKTRRMTLKEIYMWIQDHFPYFREVAKPGWKNSIRHNLSLHDMFLRETSPDGKVSYWTIRPEANRCLTLDQVYRPGCDPMTAPVPVPMLLLPNQQQRRILPDAKKATTGSERRIKPLLPRTESYFIPVQLPVTYMQSSQAQFPPFCSQPKPIASRGAKRVRIAPKVNQSDVPGPGVYPERNKDLKLAVKDEPVCDPIPGRTPTSLSTRQVSGSRRKQRLVHSLNEEPVLLCPENTFFDSGVVSDVSTFQDMRDAELDVSRSPDREFSFKTPIKSTNHLTSSTPSKPPCSAPPEPWKVTPVGKESAGVLDFSPIRTPGGPAVTPRHDYTTFSFNGTPFKDWPLFSSPRELLNSAPSRAAAPTDSPLECFRSSCSRELLQAGSSTPANRSVTEGLVLDTMNDSLSKILVDISFSCMDDEDLGTANISWSEFIPQFK is encoded by the exons ATGACCATGAGACGCAGCCCGAGGAGACCCCTGATCCTCAGAAGAAGAAAGTTGCCCTTTCAGCAGAATGACCCGCCGGCGGTGGAGCAGCAGAGCCGACCGGCTGCTGCGGCAGAACCTCCCAAGCAAGATGCGAGCCGGCCCTTTCCCGCCGGCATCCGCATTATGGATCACCCGACTCAGTCTGATACCCAGGTGGTCGTCATCCCCAAGACAGCCGACCTTCAGAGTGTCATTGGGGCCCTCACGGCTAAAGGCAAAGAGTGCGGCGCCCAGGGACGGAACAAGTTCATCCTTCTCAGTGAAAACGGTAGCCGTGACGATGAGTCCCTGTGTCAGCCTTCTGATGCGTCTACAGGGTCAGTTGGAGAACCGGTGAAGGAAGAGGATACGGACAATTCCCCAGATGTTAAACCTCTCACTGCAATCAAGCTTT TAAATAAGGACCTGGAGAGCGGTCCGTTAGATAACAGCCTCACCAATATTCAATGGCTGGGCAAAATGAGCACAGCTGCCCTCGAACCATGCCCAGCCAAGCAGATGGCCAACAAGGAAAACCAAAGTTCACAG gcTCAAAATCCTCAGATGGATGCAGAGCCCGCTCAGCAGCCCATGTCGGAGAGGCCACCGTACTCTTACATGGCCATGATCCAGTTCGCCATCAACAGCAGGAAGACCAGGAGGATGACCCTGAAGGAGATCTACATGTGGATCCAGGACCACTTCCCCTACTTCAGAGAGGTGGCCAAACCGGGATGGAAG AATTCCATCCGCCACAACCTCTCTCTGCATGACATGTTCTTACGCGAGACCTCGCCAGATGGGAAGGTTTCTTATTGGACCATCCGGCCTGAAGCCAATCGATGCCTCACTCTGGATCAGGTGTACAGG CCTGGCTGTGACCCGATGACCGCTCCCGTTCCAGTGCCCATGCTTTTATTACCCAACCAA caacagaggagaaTTCTTCCTGATGCCAAAAAAGCTACAACTGGATCCG AGAGAAGAATCAAACCTCTCCTCCCTCGGACCGAGTCCTACTTCATTCCCGTCCAGCTCCCCGTCACCTACATGCAGTCCTCGCAGGCCCAGTTCCCGCCCTTCTGCTCGCAGCCAAAACCGATCGCCTCTCGAGGGGCGAAGAGAGTGCGGATAGCTCCAAAG gtgaacCAAAGTGACGTCCCAGGCCCGGGGGTGTATCCTGAGAGGAACAAAGACCTGAAGCTGGCCGTGAAGGACGAGCCTGTTTGTGATCCCATTCCAGGCAGAACTCCGACGTCCCTGTCGACGAGACAGGTCAGCGGCTCTCGGCGCAAACAGCGCCTGGTCCACTCTCTGAACGAGGAGCCCGTCCTCCTCTGCCCCGAGAACACTTTCTTCGACTCCGGCGTGGTCTCCGACGTGTCCACTTTCCAGGACATGCGAGACGCCGAGCTCGACGTGAGCAGGAGCCCGGATCGGGAGTTCTCCTTCAAAACCCCCATCAAAAGCACCAACCACCTCACATCCTCCACGCCGAGCAAGCCCCCTTGTAGCGCCCCACCCGAGCCCTGGAAGGTGACCCCCGTCGGCAAAGAGAGCGCGGGCGTTCTGGACTTCAGCCCCATCCGCACGCCAGGCGGTCCGGCGGTCACGCCGCGGCACGACTACACCACCTTCAGCTTCAACGGCACCCCCTTCAAAGACTGGCCCCTGTTCAGCTCCCCGCGAGAGCTGCTCAACTCCGCCCCCTCCAGAGCGGCCGCGCCCACAGACTCTCCTCTGGAGTGCTTCCGGAGCAGCTGCTCCAGAGAGCTGCTGCAGGCGGGGAGCTCCACGCCCGCCAACCGCTCCGTCACAGAGGGTCTGGTCCTGGACACCATGAACGACAGCTTGAGCAAGATCCTGGTGGACATCAGCTTCTCCTGCATGGACGACGAGGACCTGGGCACGGCCAACATCAGCTGGTCCGAGTTCATCCCGCAGTTTAAGTAG
- the si:ch73-352p4.8 gene encoding cystine/glutamate transporter — protein MEVKKEDDGGKAETPEEKVVHLRREIGLLPATSFIIGTVVGSGIFIAPKGVLMNSGSVGLSLLVWALCGVLSLFGALCYAELGTSFTKSGGHYTYLLETLGPLPAFLRLWVEFLFIRPAVASYVSLAFGRYVVEPFFEPCAAPTALIKLVSILGLTFVVAINCWSVTMASRTQVTLTFIKMFALVLIIIPGVIALAKGKTENFQNGFEVESLTLDRLPLAFYNGLYAYGGWFYLNFVTEEVINPNRTIPLAIICSMVTVTVFYVLVNVAYYTMMTPAELLISDAVAVTFANRALQGLSSVIPILVALSCLGALNGGFFGAPRMLFVGAREGHWPPIFSMIHIRRHTPLPAVMLLYPLVVVMLLSGEIYQLINFASFSRWFFIALATLGLLIHRYRFPLHPRPFKVPLVIAVTFTVVCFFIVGLSLYSDPWNTGNSCALTLTGVPVYYVTIHRYRLPKRWRRIFDYCSKQLQILLEVAQQEVKTY, from the exons ATGGAAGTGAAGAAAGAGGACGATGGAGGCAAGGCGGAGACGCCGGAGGAAAAGGTGGTGCATCTGCGGAGGGAGATCGGCCTGCTGCCGGCGACGTCCTTCATCATCGGTACAGTCGTGGGCAGCGGGATCTTCATCGCACCCAAGGGAGTCCTGATGAACAGTGGCAGCGTGGGGCTGTCCCTGCTGGTGTGGGCGCTCTGCGGGGTCCTCTCCTTGTTTG GGGCCTTGTGCTACGCTGAGCTGGGCACCAGTTTTACAAAGTCAGGGGGCCACTACACTTACCTACTGGAGACACTGGGGCCACTTCCCGCCTTTTTACGACTCTGGGTTGAGTTCTTATTTATCAG ACCAGCCGTGGCCTCCTATGTGTCCCTAGCTTTTGGTCGCTACGTGGTGGAGCCGTTCTTTGAACCTTGTGCCGCTCCAACAGCGCTGATCAAGCTTGTTAGCATCCTCGGACTGA caTTTGTTGTGGCTATCAACTGCTGGAGTGTGACCATGGCTTCTCGCACTCAGGTCACCTTGACGTTCATCAAGATGTTTGCTCTGGTACTAATCATCATCCCTGGTGTGATCGCACTAGCCAAAG GAAAAACCGAGAACTTCCAGAACGGTTTCGAGGTTGAATCGTTAACGCTGGACAGGTTACCTTTGGCCTTCTACAACGGCCTGTATGCCTACGGTGGATG GTTTTATCTGAACTTTGTCACAGAAGAGGTCATAAACCCCAATAG AACCATCCCTCTGGCAATAATCTGCTCCATGGTGACAGTGACAGTCTTTTACGTGCTTGTTAATGTCGCCTACTACACCATGATGACTCCCGCTGAGCTGCTGATATCTGATGCCGTAGCTGTG ACGTTTGCAAACCGTGCTCTCCAGGGCTTGTCGTCTGTCATCCCCATTTTAGTGGCCCTGTCCTGCCTTGGAGCTCTGAACGGCGGCTTCTTTGGGGCTCCCAG GATGCTGTTTGTGGGAGCCAGAGAGGGGCACTGGCCTCCAATCTTCTCCATGATTCACATCCGCAGACACACACCTTTACCTGCGGTGATGTTACTG taCCCCCTGGTGGTCGTGATGTTACTTTCAGGGGAGATCTACCAGCTCATCAACTTTGCCTCCTTTTCCCGCTGGTTCTTCATCGCCCTGGCAACCTTAGGGCTGCTCATCCACCGATACCGCTTCCCCCTTCACCCGAGACCTTTCAAA GTGCCGCTGGTCATCGCCGTCACCTTCACGGTGGTCTGCTTCTTCATCGTGGGTCTGTCTCTGTACTCGGACCCCTGGAACACGGGTAACAGCTGTGCTCTAACGCTGACAGGGGTCCCCGTTTACTACGTCACCATCCACAGATATCGCTTGCCCAAAAGATGGAGACGCATCTTCG ATTACTGCAGCAAGCAGCTACAGATCCTCCTGGAAGTGGCACAGCAGGAGGTCAAGACTTACTGA